One Podospora pseudopauciseta strain CBS 411.78 chromosome 5 map unlocalized CBS411.78m_5, whole genome shotgun sequence DNA window includes the following coding sequences:
- a CDS encoding uncharacterized protein (EggNog:ENOG503PD11; COG:Q): MAQTETLLQTLAAKLPLLLSTAGLLVAVFLAQVLLKGNPLANLPVALDDLPSDEKRRQAFLMRAKDVYATGYKKFKDRVFRIITSNKYHVIIVPPKYLNELKSLPDDTVSFDGAIEQTMHAKYTKLEVGHKLIPHIVKSNLTPSLVRLNPTIAEEVQESFRREMPECDDWTPVNINYKLLRIVAMVSGRVFIGPELSRSEEYVDAAINYTIDLMHARQAVDAMRPWLRPFLANHLPEIKKLNERLAQADAFIRPIVAHRKKLPKEQAPDDMLQWMLDGQSEKFGGEYKTETLARMQLGISFAAIHTTTMTTTNVFYNLAAYPQYVSVLRDEVREVLAQNNNTFTSAALQGMKRLDSFIKETMRIDPAGFAGFQRRVYKPFTLSNGQVIPTDVIIEVPAHALAKDPDVFENPDQFNPWRFYDIRQKAREQGAVEEAAQNQFVSVNPLVLTFGYGRHACPGRFFAANEIKMIIANTILMYDMKLMDGHTQRYPNLEFGLSSIPDPTKELLFKRIEIA, translated from the exons ATGGCACAGACCGAGACGCTGCTGCAGACATTGGCGGCCAAACTGCCACTTCTGCTATCCACTGCTGGGCTGCTTGTGGCTGTTTTTCTGGCCCAGGTGCTCCTCAAAGGGAACCCACTCGCAAATCTCCCTGTCGCCCTGGATGATCTTCCCAGCGATGAAAAACGACGACAGGCCTTCTTGATGCGGGCCAAGGATGTTTACGCTACAGGGTACAAGAAG TTCAAAGACAGAGTCTTCCGAATCATCACGTCGAACAAGTACCATGTCATCATTGTGCCCCCAAAGTATCTCAATGAGCTCAAGAGTCTTCCCGACGACACAGTCAGCTTTGACGGCGCCATTGAGCAGACCATGCACGCCAAATACACCAAGCTCGAAGTCGGCCACAAGCTCATTCCTCACATCGTCAAGAGCAACTTGACGCCCTCGCTGGTGCGACTAAACCCCACCATTGCCGAAGAAGTCCAAGAATCTTTCCGTCGGGAGATGCCCGAATGCGACGACTGGACTCCTGTCAACATCAACTACAAGCTTCTCCGTATCGTTGCCATGGTGTCAGGCCGTGTCTTTATCGGCCCGGAACTGAGCCGTTCAGAGGAATATGTCGATGCAGCTATCAACTACACCATTGACCTCATGCACGCTCGCCAGGCTGTCGACGCCATGCGCCCATGGCTCCGCCCTTTTCTTGCAAATCATCTTCCCGAGATCAAGAAGTTGAACGAGCGCCTTGCTCAAGCCGATGCCTTCATTAGACCCATTGTCGCCCATCGCAAAAAGCTCCCCAAGGAGCAGGCCCCTGATGACATGCTGCAGTGGATGCTCGATGGCCAGTCTGAGAAGTTTGGCGGTGAATACAAGACCGAGACCCTTGCCAGAATGCAGCTGGGCATTAGCTTTGCTGCAATTCACACCACTACCATGACCACGACCAACGT CTTTTACAACCTGGCCGCCTACCCCCAATATGTCTCTGTGCTACGTGATGAAGTCCGAGAGGTCCTCGCACAGAACAATAACACGTTCACGTCGGCTGCTCTTCAAGGCATGAAGAGGCTGGATTCTTTCATCAAGGAAACCATGCGAATCGACCCCGCCGGTTTTGCGGGGTTCCAACGTCGCGTATACAAGCCCTTTACCCTCTCCAACGGCCAAGTGATCCCCACCGACGTTATAATCGAGGTGCCGGCCCACGCCCTTGCGAAAGACCCGGACGTATTTGAAAACCCAGACCAGTTCAATCCTTGGCGGTTCTACGACATTCGACAGAAGGCCAGGGAACAGGGCGCAGTCGAGGAGGCTGCTCAGAACCAGTTCGTCAGCGTCAACCCATTGGTCTTGACGTTTGGGTACGGAAGACACGCCTGCCCAGGCCGGTTCTTCGCCGCAAACGAAATCAAAATGATTATCGCCAACACCATCTTGATGTACGATATGAAGCTGATGGACGGGCACACCCAGCGGTACCCCAATCTTGAATTTGGACTTTCG TCTATTCCTGACCCCACCAAGGAGCTTCTTTTCAAGCGAATCGAGATTGCTTAG